In one window of Candidatus Delongbacteria bacterium DNA:
- a CDS encoding S-layer homology domain-containing protein encodes MNKITALFFVGLMLFFASCSKPETRKSQSVLDSPENHISMGMKMFDSGDYEKAKFEFDDAIKIKANDKEHAGAYAGLGMYFAIKGDEEKAEKNAKKAIELNDKLPLGYISFGRTIGYLNAGKDSEDWLDDAIVKFDRAIKLADEQRDIKAQSKAYYFKGIVAKQGYAFGRAKDAFTKVIELNSEYQTEANKEWEKVQMIERAKPGTKAGKKVALMDEIGRGEIAVLFVEELKINEVLAKKEKKEYDTGYKAPTDPMKYEADKLVKADAVTDIDNSWAKSWINQVIENGVMEVGPDHKFNPNEKITRAEFAQMLLRVLVIISNDESLYTKYFGEESSMFPDVRTDHFAYNAIAVCATRGIMKAEMNGEFGIAKKVSGAEALLTIRELQNSLRLTF; translated from the coding sequence ATGAATAAGATTACAGCTCTTTTTTTTGTAGGACTGATGCTTTTTTTTGCTTCTTGTTCTAAACCAGAAACTAGAAAATCACAATCTGTTCTTGATAGTCCTGAAAATCATATCAGTATGGGTATGAAAATGTTTGACTCTGGGGATTATGAGAAAGCTAAATTTGAATTTGATGACGCGATTAAAATTAAGGCAAATGATAAAGAGCATGCTGGAGCATATGCTGGTTTAGGTATGTACTTTGCCATAAAAGGTGATGAGGAAAAAGCTGAAAAAAATGCAAAAAAGGCTATAGAATTGAATGATAAATTACCTTTGGGGTATATCAGTTTTGGTAGAACTATTGGATACCTAAATGCTGGAAAAGATTCTGAAGACTGGCTTGATGATGCAATTGTAAAATTTGACAGAGCGATAAAACTTGCTGATGAGCAAAGAGATATTAAGGCTCAGTCGAAAGCTTACTATTTCAAAGGTATTGTTGCAAAACAGGGTTATGCCTTTGGTAGGGCTAAAGATGCTTTTACAAAAGTTATTGAACTAAACAGCGAATATCAAACTGAAGCAAACAAAGAGTGGGAAAAAGTGCAAATGATTGAAAGAGCAAAACCTGGAACAAAAGCAGGTAAGAAAGTTGCTCTGATGGATGAAATTGGTAGAGGAGAGATTGCTGTTCTTTTTGTCGAAGAGTTGAAAATCAATGAAGTTCTTGCAAAAAAAGAGAAGAAAGAATACGATACTGGTTACAAAGCTCCAACTGATCCAATGAAATATGAAGCTGATAAATTAGTTAAAGCAGATGCAGTTACAGATATTGATAACAGCTGGGCGAAAAGCTGGATAAATCAAGTGATTGAAAACGGAGTAATGGAAGTTGGTCCTGATCATAAATTTAATCCAAACGAAAAAATAACTAGAGCTGAGTTTGCTCAAATGCTTTTGAGAGTTCTGGTAATTATTTCTAATGACGAATCTCTGTATACAAAATATTTTGGTGAAGAGTCATCAATGTTTCCTGATGTAAGAACAGATCATTTTGCATATAATGCCATTGCAGTTTGTGCAACAAGAGGAATCATGAAGGCTGAAATGAATGGAGAATTTGGCATTGCTAAAAAAGTTTCAGGAGCTGAAGCTCTATTAACTATTAGAGAGCTTCAGAATTCTTTAAGACTTACTTTCTAA